From a region of the Alosa sapidissima isolate fAloSap1 chromosome 9, fAloSap1.pri, whole genome shotgun sequence genome:
- the LOC121718225 gene encoding myeloid-associated differentiation marker homolog encodes MPVILGEVSILTTPLSGVRIWALVSGCVTFSLVASMVEPTTVQHSELFRTFCMSTWCLFFTLSLLILIITYIQFHSLLPLSWKNLTVTVAAMAALMVFTATLAYPCLALSENTTKESVIATIFSGLTFLAYATETHLIRREQKGYMATVPGLLKVLQVFGGCMGLLLIADQVSHRSTGWEVAIPGMAYGLCLSASLGTVVVMVGDCAGRCPLPFDRVLAGLSSLGVLLYMVAAVVSSTKVLNLYRPNPSEGKLIIVSEMAFACITLVSYTVDLAFSVKLLCDRI; translated from the coding sequence ATGCCTGTGATCCTAGGGGAGGTCAGCATTCTCACCACCCCACTTTCGGGGGTCCGCATCTGGGCTCTTGTCTCGGGATGTGTCACCTTCAGCCTGGTGGCCTCCATGGTAGAGCCCACCACCGTCCAGCACTCCGAGCTCTTCCGCACCTTCTGCATGTCCACCTGGTGCCTCTTCTTCACCCTCagcctcctcatcctcatcatcacctACATCCAGTTCCACAGCCTGCTGCCGCTTTCCTGGAAGAACCTGACGGTGACCGTGGCCGCCATGGCCGCGCTCATGGTCTTCACTGCCACGCTGGCGTACCCTTGCCTGGCGCTGAGTGAGAACACAACCAAGGAGTCTGTCATAGCCACCATCTTCTCAGGCCTGACCTTCCTGGCCTACGCCACAGAGACCCACCTCATCCGCCGGGAACAGAAGGGCTACATGGCCACGGTACCCGGACTGCTCAAAGTGCTCCAGGTCTTCGGAGGCTGCATGGGTCTGCTGCTGATCGCGGATCAGGTGTCTCACAGGAGCACTGGGTGGGAGGTGGCGATCCCCGGGATGGCGTACGGCCTCTGTCTCTCAGCCTCTTTGGGCACAGTGGTGGTCATGGTGGGAGACTGCGCTGGGCGGTGCCCGCTGCCGTTCGACCGTGTCCTGGCCGGCTTGAGTTCACTGGGAGTCCTGCTCTACATGGTGGCGGCGGTCGTGAGCTCCACCAAAGTGCTGAACTTGTACAGACCGAACCCATCTGAGGGGAAACTCATCATCGTCTCGGAGATGGCCTTTGCCTGCATCACCTTAGTCAGTTACACCGTCGATCTGGCCTTCTCCGTCAAACTCTTGTGTGACAGAATCTGA